The following is a genomic window from Homalodisca vitripennis isolate AUS2020 chromosome 5, UT_GWSS_2.1, whole genome shotgun sequence.
CTTTGTATGTAAGTTCTATTAATACGATCAATATGATTAATAttctactatttttattttaattaaatgttttgtagcCATTGCGGGTGAAAGACGCGTGCTACACATCCGACCGTTTACAAAACGTATAAAAAATGCTGAAAGACATGCGCTACGCATTCTCTGTTTGCCATTTTGTAATTACTGTTCATTTCGTGCTTTTTCCACTAGAATGCTCTCAGTTTTTTTGGTACTGTACTTTTTTACAGTAGTAGTCTACAAATAATTAGATGGAATGGTATCAGCTGTTACTAATACGATCTTCACTttcagttttgtttgtaataaatggtGGTCAGTCGTGTATGTTGTTTATAATAGGCGATAACCTGTGTTGTAAGAATTTGTTctaattttaactttactttaCTGTTTCTAATTCATTTGCCTTTCGATAATTTAATTCAAAGTGTCAATGAACAAACGTAAATAGAATATTTTGGTATGCTattcattagtttaaatttatgtcattattttagttcactaaataaataaatgcatacagtataacataaaaatatataattaattaaaatagtgcAGAGGAGTAGCCGACTCTACCGCTGTAAACAACTCCGGCTGCTGAGTGACACGTGCAAAAGATTTTCGTCACCTGCAATGGGTTGAGATTCATGAATTTTAAGATTTGCTAAACAATTTACCTAAGAATTTGTATCAATTgatgaacattattttatgatttaaccAAATTTACCAATATGAAGATATAagtttggtaataaatacatagataaaaaataaagttgtattacaaATTCCAATTGTgtcttttattgtaaaatataacaattgataggctttgctaagattatcaattttaattcatgATACAGCTGTCTATGATAGTGGTAATTTTGATGTTAAGACCACAAGAACATTGTTAAAActcaaaacacttttacatcTTATTTTTATCCTTAGAATTATCATAACACTGTCTCACTCAGAATATAGGATTGACACTTATTGAAACACTGCTCATGTTTTCactattgttgtttatttacaaacaataatcttgaactttttttattttattgtttaaatgtcaaaaaaaataCATGCTTTATAAGGAAAACTCAAAATGTCATGATACATATTAACGGTATAAGTGGTTTTTTAGGAACTAATCATTCAAtctctttatttgttttatgtacaacTTACATcagaacatgtaaataaataatgataatagatcacaaaaaattaaaacacataaatatacttataaaacatttgaCCAACTATACTGATTGTCAAACTTTATCTGTTCATGCACAAATTCAGTTTCTTAATGTCTTAGTCTATTTTCTTCATCTGGTGTGACTAAATACTtgcaaatcattttaatttaccaacagtaattcctaaaaaatattaactatttcattagatttgttttataaaaatcctGTAAAACCAATCCTCATTACCATATTTTCATGAATGTTACGTCAGTACCATATTGTACTAATGTATATCTCAGAATTTACTTTAGGatggttatttatataaaataattgtaaaaaccaATCAAGTGATTAAGTTTCGTATGTTCAATACTTTGAGGAATGCCATACATAGTATTCATATATTAACTAAAGTGTACAGTTGGGTGTaactaaattgaataaaacatattattgagtTACAATGGGGCTGACtaaaaatgataaaactaataataaaaatgtaacagatTTGTTGGAGTAGTATACttcatttgtaaacaaagtaCAAATCAGTATTACCTTTTGTGGTACTTGGGTGTAAATTATGAATAAGGTGATAGGATCCGTGATTCATAAATTGAATCCTGTCCAGGAATTGAATCAGTCAACCATGGTCAGTTACAATCTTTTATCAGTGGCATTGATGACTTGATTCAGTAACACATTACAACTCTATGATCCTACTTTTCTctactataaaatattagaaaaaagtcTCAGCCAAATAGGGCAGGAGCGGCAATCTGGCATAGAAAAATCTACTGAACAACTTTATCTTTAAATGGGTTGAGATGTAACTGAAATGGGAGATGGTAAAAGTCATTTAAAAAAGAGCCAAACATGAATCTTGATCTGTTAATGATTGTTCAACAGATACGAACATGCTGATTAAGAAGACCATACACTGCCTTACTAATAAATCGATCGCTAACATATGTTTACAAGATCGTTAAACagttaaaaagttaaacttttttgtttcagCAAGCATTTGTACAACAGTTGTATATGCAAGTAGCAAAAATGTACAATGATTTgaagaagaaggaaactggatATACAATAATTGTGAGTACAGTGCATTTAgtacaaatacattatacattttatagaatGTAGAGCCcaaactttttaactttatacaatatatgaaatattgtatagagttaaaaagttcaaaatcGTGAATATCTCAATCTCTTTCACTAAAAATTctcttgtgtgtgtgtgagtgtgttttAATTGTGGTTATTTaggattttattttgtttaatttgaaattattacctTTATTGGACAGAGGCGTATATAGGAAATGTTTCGGAGGGACCTAACACACTTGGTGGTTTAGAAGGTATAGAATACTCTCCAAAAACAACAGTTCGGGAATCTTTTCCCGGGAAATTATAGGAGGTCTTAGCTCATAAATGTTATCTAGCTTACTACAACAAACTACTATGTgctattttctttaaattttcgaataataactgtttcaaatacataaatatactgcTGCCTTGGAAGTGtaatgaacaaattattaaattttcatataggTAAGAAATTCATACTTACCCTACAAGAACAAACCATGTTGTACAAATTCTatcagttaaattataaataaagtaaacgcAGTCACcctttcatgaaaataaattgttttagttgCGAAAAAGCAAGGTCTGTATCCTTagtaaaatttgaaactatttttaaaaatggttaaaaagcaatgtattttattgttcaggttcaaagttcaaaaactctttattcaGAAAGTTGACAAAAGCAGTATATACAATATTCCCAAGCACAAGCATGCGCATGCAGTATAGTGCACAATCATTTTAATATGCAGCAACGATTTATTACTCAGCATGTAAACtaagttaatttttagtttacaatttcaTTACTGGCATGACAAAAAGacaatatgataatatataaaaacttaatgtattttgtttacataagTACAATTACATGTTCAATTctcaattcaattaaatttattctcaaTACATCAAGTTACATACAATTCTTACAAAAATCTACAAAGGTCTAAAAAAATTACCTACAGTgaatataaactatgtaattaatttttattttgatgtggtTGATTTTCACTTATGAGCAGcctctaattaattattaaataaccaaatgtttttcagttattaatatcaacaattaatTCTTTTCATAtctataaatgaatatatagtaaattaataacaagaaactatgtaacaaaaataataaactttaaaaatcagcAACAATAAACGCAAAGTGCAACAAATGTGATCATAGCTTAAACCCTGATAGAGAACAAGTTTTAGAGAATTGTAGCAAATAGACCTATTtagatttatacataaattttcttatattaaaatactaaaaagtttccaaaaaatatgtttatatattttgtataatcctttggtaatttcaaaatgaaataattttacttcataaaatttgtaaaaaaaataggtttttatctAGTACTAGTTATGTAACAGCTgaaatttaaagtgttaaattgtTGCAGGAGAGGTGGTTACGTGAAGGTCAAGCCAGTTATGCTCCCACACAGAACAATTTACCTCCTTCGTTGGGACAAACCGGTTTTACCGATGCGCCACAGATGTTTCCTCCTGTCAATACACAAGCAGTGGTGAACAGTTCGTTCTCATTCGCTCTTCCTCAGCAAGAACCCGCCGGTGTCCAGACGTATCAACCAGGCACCTCAGTGTTTGGAGGGAACCAAGGACAGCAGCTGTGGTCTAACAGTACACCCGTAGACAGCTCTGCTTACACGCCACTAGAGGAAGTGTCCGAAAGAGAGCTAGAAGCATTTAAGGCAGAGAAGTTTGTCTTTGGTGCTATTCCAATAAGACCACCACCGAAGGACCTATGTAGAATATAATctaagtaaatgtaatgtaattttcgTTTGTATAATTATAGAGAGTGTTTATTCTTAAATGTTTCACATCTTCTTACCCACATCTTTCTCCTAGTGGGGTTTATCCCCTTCCTGACTAGGTCATTAATTGAATACTACTAGAGCAGAAAGTACTTGTATTTCTGATTGTTAATAAGCTATaggtatacaataatatttttaacatttattcaatCTTTATAAAATCTTGGTTGCTGCTCATGGACActttatttaaagaacaaaatacaATCCTCACTAGCCCAATGTAGTAAAATGGACACATTAATATGTAGAGTATTTACACACTAGTGTGGTACTCTCACTTTACAATCTGGGTGATTAATCGTACTAGCTGgtatatcaattgtttaactCGTAACATCCCTGTGTAGTAATATGGACACAATAAAATGTTGAGTATTTACACACTAGTGTGGTGCTCTCACCTTACAATCTGGGTGATTAATGGTACTAGCTGgtatatcaattgtttaactCGTAACATCCCTGTGTAGTAATATGGACACAATAAAATTCTGAGTATTTACACACTAGTGTGGTGCTCTCACTTTACAATCTGGGTGATTAATCGTACTAGCTGgtatatcaattgtttaactCGTAACATCCCTGTGTAGTAATATGGATACAATAAAATTCTGAGTATTTACACACTAGTGTGGTGCTCTCACTTTAAAATCTGGGTGATTAATGGTACTAGCTGgtatatcaattgtttaactTGTAACATCCCTGTGTAGTAATATGGATACAATAAAATTCTGAGTATTTACACACTAGTGTGATGCTCTCACTTTACAATCTGGGTGATTAATCGTACTAGCTGgtatatcaattgtttaactCGTAACATCCCTGTGTAGTAATATGGACACAATAAAATGCTGAGTATTTACACACTAGTGTGGTGCTCTCACTTTAAACCTCCTCGGACTTCAGGGAATATAAAAAAGTCAATTAGGCGTAGTAGTCCAGCCGTTTTCGAGATTATCACTTATCAACACAATTGGAAAttcatttctatttataagatataaaagaaaatattgaaattacacTTACGGATTTTAGTAGCATTTAATGTTGAGTGTAAATTGATTGTGAGTGATGGGAAAGAAAAATACCAAATTAACACATCTAAAAATACAgctgtatttttaattagtttttgaggAAAGATTTCCTAATTTGTTCGTATTTAGGGGGATTTTTTtttatctcgaaacgtagtgttactgattttttgtatcgctgaatgatggcaaatgttcggaaaaatcctttttccagccgtacatgtcagtaatactgaattatttaaataataattgtttgctaaaaatataattgaaaatttgggaggGGGGTTTGGACCCCtatgctggctacgtccttgatgAGAAGTAAAGGGTTGATAGGATTTTTTGTTATTACCTAAGCTAAGAAATTTTCCTggtatttttacatatcatagtaaaatgttcaataaaaaaaatattaatttcatgaaTATGTATGTGTTAATAAAGTCTATTGAGATTTTTCTAACTACCTTCTAGGATTTTCTCAAATCTTTTCATATTTCATTGGTTGTTTATTTAGGATGCATGTAAACAAACACCTACATGGATTGTACTACAGCCTAccgtatttttaaaaattttgtgccCACAAAgacaatgttaaatttataaaatttcatattgatttattttaaatcaattacactaaagaaaatgtttttaaattaaatgtcataatttatatttattactatagttaaatattctttcatttttatctaaaaaaaacttcatgAGGTTTATTTCTGAGTGATTAATGCTGACATTATTCAGAAAAtgaaattccaaataaatatttcagcaacaatcaaacaattttattactatagtaatacacatttaaaaattcattctaaattcaaaaatTGAGGCTATGAACACCACTACATTTTGTGTTCTCCTTTAAGCTGAAATTAGGAAAACCAGCCAAGCTTTATTGTTTTACACATTGTATGGAAGGATGGTCAGCTACAGAAGACAGTATAGACGAGCAGAACAGTTTTTCCCCACCTGTTGGCTTAGAAGATTTGCCACCTCTAGTTCCTAGTGAGCAGAAGCGATATTATGGTACCTTGATTGAAGAACGAGTATAATGATGGTATAATAATGCCGGTTggaaataatgcaaaataaatggTCACCATACATCATAATTTTAACAGCAAGGTAAGAAATACATCCAAAATCTTGATAATTATGTCTGGACACCTTGAAAACCCAGCCGAGGTTCAGTATGTGTCACACATTGTATGGAAGGATGGTCAGCTACAGAGACGGTATAGACGAGAGGAACAGTTTTTCCCCACCTGTGGGCTTAGAAGATTTGCCACCTCTACTTCCTAGTGAGCAGAAGCGATATTATGGTACCTTGATTGAAGAACGAGTATAATGATGGTATAATAATGCCGGCTAGAAATAATGCAAAATCAATGGTCACCATAAATCACAATTCCTTGCACATCAAGCAAAAAAAAACACCCAGTCTTAAAATTCATGTCTAGACACCTTGAAAACCCAGCCGAGGTTCAAT
Proteins encoded in this region:
- the LOC124362140 gene encoding nucleoporin NUP42-like — translated: MVVCKYFMEGYCKYGSRCKFEHLGPYDRRYDNQGNTDYSTGDRQTGISILKGGNTSFGNKEFENSFITQSNQQISFTQSVQVTSPGLKYNIQEIMQIILKDIAHLEKGSQWQLSSYCPLKDLTNMPGLEDQSPEELRWECYRALQNGTLPLYQAFVQQLYMQVAKMYNDLKKKETGYTIIERWLREGQASYAPTQNNLPPSLGQTGFTDAPQMFPPVNTQAVVNSSFSFALPQQEPAGVQTYQPGTSVFGGNQGQQLWSNSTPVDSSAYTPLEEVSERELEAFKAEKFVFGAIPIRPPPKDLCRI